From the Prunus dulcis chromosome 4, ALMONDv2, whole genome shotgun sequence genome, one window contains:
- the LOC117624694 gene encoding cleavage and polyadenylation specificity factor subunit CG7185, with translation MDEGDGADQFHRNEAISAVADDGFLAEEDDDYEDLYNDVNVGEGFYQSMRKNEELGFRNEVVEEKKIESPDVVAPEPRGVPIPGVGGGSGEGTGGGDGGVSGSGYNNNNNNQNLGFRGNEVGVKGSVGLGPIGGGGGIRVELGQASGKLKEFEQQSGNNSGAGVQGIVAQQPPPQLQQQHQHQPQPQQQQQQLHAAAAAAVVGNVGNEGMLRQAGGVGGGNVNGIGGNSGPGGGFGGGGGGGGGTILFVGDLHWWTTDAELEAELCKYGPVKEVKFFDEKASGKSKGYCQVEFFDPVAATACKDGMHGHVFNGRPCVVAFASPYSVKRMGEAQVNRNQQVAQTAVPQTGGRRGPNDAGNKTGGSNIATGGNYQGGDNNRGYGRGNWGRGNAQGMGNRGPVGQMRNRGGGMGGRGIMGNGGNGFGQGIGATPPLLHPQQMMGQGFDPAFGAPMGRMGSYGGFPGAPTPPFSGILSSFPPVGGVGLPGVAPHVNPAFFSRGMPMNGMGMMPTSGVDGPNMGMWSDPNMGGWAGEEHGGGRAGESSYGEEAASDHQYGEVSHDRGGGWPNATKEKDRGSERDWSGSSDRRYRDDRDQGYDRDVPREKDVAHDHDWSERRYRDDGDASRERDRERDRGRERSRDRDRDRDRERERDRDRYREDRDKYTDHHKYRDREPEHEDEWERGRSSRTHSKARVSQEDNRRSRSRDADYGKRRRLTSE, from the coding sequence ATGGATGAAGGTGACGGAGCCGATCAGTTCCACCGTAACGAGGCGATCTCGGCAGTGGCCGACGACGGTTTTTTGGCCGAAGAGGACGATGATTATGAGGACCTTTACAACGATGTCAATGTCGGCGAGGGGTTTTATCAGTCTATGAGAAAGAACGAGGaattagggtttagaaatgAAGTGGTGGAGGAGAAAAAGATTGAGTCGCCGGATGTTGTGGCTCCGGAACCTCGCGGTGTTCCCATACCGGGTGTTGGGGGCGGTAGCGGTGAGGGTACTGGAGGGGGTGACGGAGGGGTTAGCGGTTCTGGgtataataacaataataataaccagaATCTAGGGTTTAGAGGGAACGAGGTGGGTGTGAAAGGGAGTGTTGGTTTGGGGCCCATTGGGGGAGGAGGTGGGATTAGGGTTGAATTAGGGCAAGCATCAGGCAAATTGAAAGAGTTTGAGCAGCAAAGTGGGAATAATAGTGGTGCTGGGGTTCAAGGGATTGTTGCTCAGCAGCCGCCGCCACAATTGCAACAACAACATCAACATCAACCACAGCctcaacagcaacagcaacaattacatgctgctgctgctgctgctgttgttggGAATGTGGGAAATGAGGGCATGTTGAGGCAAGCTGGTGGTGTTGGAGGTGGGAATGTTAATGGGATTGGTGGGAATAGTGGTCCGGGAGGAggatttggtggtggtgggggtgGTGGAGGTGGGACGATATTATTTGTGGGTGATTTGCATTGGTGGACTACAGATGCAGAGCTGGAGGCAGAGTTATGTAAGTATGGACCAGTGAAGGAAGTGAAGTTTTTTGATGAGAAAGCAAGTGGGAAGTCAAAAGGATACTGCCAGGTTGAGTTTTTTGATCCTGTTGCTGCTACAGCCTGCAAGGATGGGATGCATGGGCATGTGTTTAATGGGCGGCCATGTGTTGTTGCTTTCGCATCACCATATAGTGTTAAGAGAATGGGGGAGGCACAAGTAAATAGGAACCAGCAGGTAGCCCAAACTGCAGTACCTCAAACTGGTGGGAGGAGGGGCCCTAATGATGCTGGGAATAAAACTGGTGGGAGTAACATTGCGACTGGGGGAAATTATCAAGGTGGAGATAACAATAGAGGTTACGGGAGAGGTAATTGGGGGAGGGGTAATGCTCAGGGTATGGGAAATAGAGGACCGGTTGGTCAAATGAGGAATAGAGGTGGTGGGATGGGTGGCAGAGGTATAATGGGGAATGGTGGAAATGGGTTTGGGCAAGGTATTGGTGCAACCCCTCCTTTGTTGCACCCTCAGCAAATGATGGGTCAGGGTTTTGATCCAGCTTTTGGTGCACCAATGGGGAGAATGGGGAGTTATGGAGGCTTTCCTGGTGCTCCCACGCCTCCTTTCTCTggaattttgtcttcattcCCACCTGTGGGGGGTGTTGGGCTGCCTGGAGTAGCCCCTCATGTGAATCCTGCATTTTTCAGCAGAGGGATGCCCATGAATGGAATGGGAATGATGCCAACATCAGGTGTTGATGGGCCTAATATGGGAATGTGGTCTGATCCTAATATGGGTGGATGGGCTGGTGAAGAGCATGGTGGTGGGAGAGCTGGGGAGTCTAGTTATGGTGAAGAAGCTGCTTCTGACCATCAATATGGTGAGGTTAGTCATGATAGAGGAGGTGGGTGGCCAAATGCCACAAAGGAGAAAGATAGAGGTTCGGAGAGGGACTGGTCTGGATCTTCTGATAGAAGGTATCGGGATGATAGGGATCAGGGATATGACAGAGATGTGCCTAGAGAGAAAGATGTGGCTCATGACCATGACTGGTCAGAAAGAAGGTATCGTGATGATGGTGATGCTAGTCGAGAACGGGACAGAGAGCGTGATAGGGGCCGAGAACGTTCTCGAGATCGTGATCGTGATAGAGATCGGGAACGAGAACGGGACCGTGATAGGTACAGGGAAGACCGAGACAAATATACTGATCATCATAAGTACAGAGACCGTGAACCGGAACATGAGGATGAATGGGAACGGGGAAGGTCATCGAGGACTCACAGTAAGGCACGTGTATCTCAAGAGGATAACCGTCGGTCAAGATCAAGGGATGCTGATTATGGGAAGAGACGGCGGCTTACTTCCGAGTAA